The sequence AGTCGAGCCCAGGTCGCGGAGTCAAATTCAAAGCCTCGGTACATACCGGGGCTTTTTTTTGTGGCCGCCGGACTCTCACCAGGGACTGTCCCAGGTGATTCGCTTCGTTCCCCTCGGGATGTTTTCTATCTTCCCGCTTCGGCAGAACTCGGAGCTCGCTCCGACGTAGGATGGGTGCAACCCATCGCCATTGATGCGCTGCCCATCCTACGACTCAGCAATGCCCCAGGCGTAGGTTGGAAAACTGATTCAGGACGAGGCGACAGCTTCTCAGGCTATCTCGCGCAGCCAAGTCAATAGATCGGCCTGCGGACTGCAGGGCTGCAAGGGTTGCGACGACAACAGGCAGTAGCGCGAGCCATCTTCGACAAAGCCCAAGGGCGCAACCAGCACGCCGCTGTCCAAATCGTCGCGCACCAGGTGCCATGGGCCAATAGCCACGCCCAGGCCGGCCACCGCCGCCTGCAGACTGAAGTAAAAATGATCGAAGGCCTGCCCCGGCGAGCTGGGAGCACACCGACCTGTTGCCAAGGCCCAGTCCTGCCAGGCGGTCGGCCGTGTCTGGGAGTGAAGGCAAGACGCACCAACCTGCAACGCAGCGCCATCGTGCTCCGCGCTAATCCAGGCCGCCGCCTTGTCCGGACGACAGACCGGGCCGACCCGCTCCACGAACAAGGACTCGACATGGTAGCTATCAGGCCACCGGAAATCGTCACGACGGATTGCCAGGTCGATGCCGTCCGCGAAGGAGAACGGCCCGCCACCGGCAACCAGATGCACCTCGACTCCTGGGTGCCTGGTCTGGAAAGCGGGCCAGCGAGGGATCAGCCAGCGCATCAGCAGCGTGGGTTCGCACGACACCACCAAGCGCCGCGCCTGCCGAGCACTGGCGCGCAGCTCGCCGACGGCCTGCCGCATCAGGCCGAAGCCCCCGCTCACCGCCCGCGCCAGGGTGCGCCCAGCCTCGCTCAGAAACACGCGACGACCACGCCGCTCGAACAGCGCAACATCCAGTTCATCTTCGAGCAGACGCACAGCGCGACTGATCGCGCCGTGGGTCAGATGCAACTCGTCGGCCGCGCGACTGAAATTTTCCAGCCGAGCCGCGGCTTCGAAGCACCGCAGCGCCAGCAACGACGGCAGGCGCTGATTGACGGCTAGTGAGCCTGACTCACTATGACTGTCAGAAAACATCGTTAATTCATCCAGAGACACTTGGTCTAGCATCCTATTTTTGCTGCGCGTCGACAGGATACGTCATGACCGAACTGATAGCCGTAGTCACATTTACCTTGCTGGCGGTGATCAGCCCGGGGCCGGACTTTGCGATGGTCACACGCAACAGCCTGACACTGTCGCGCCGGGCCGGGCCGGGGTGCTGACAGCCTTGGGTATCGGTCTGGGCGTACTGGTCTCAGCCGGCGCCGTGCGCGAGCGCCTCCTGGCCGTGCGCCATTGGATAGACCGCTTGTTCGGCGGCCTGCTGGTCGGATTCGGGGTATTGCTGGCGGCCGCTCGCGGGGCGCACTGACCGCCCACGCCGCCCATGATGACAGCGGCGCCACCGGACCAGGCTGGCGGTCAGAAACAAAAACGCCCCGCATGAGCGGGGCGTTTCGATACCACCGAGCAGTTACTGCTTGGCAGCTTCTTCAGCGGCTTCAGGCTCGGCCTCAGCAGCAGGAGCGGCTGCGTTTTCGTCACCCTTGATGCCCAGCAGTTCCAGATCGAAAACCAGAACCGAGTTGGCAGGGATCAGCGGGCTCGGGCTCTGCTCGCCATAGGCCAGCTCGCTCGGGATGTACAGCTTGTACTTTTCACCGACATGCATCAGCTGCAAGCCTTCGACCCAACCAGGAATCACGCCGCCGACCGGCAGATCGATCGGGGTGCCGCGCTTGATCGAGCTGTCGAAGACGGTGCCATCGGTCAGGCTGCCTTCGTAATGGACAGTCACGACATCATCCGGACCCGGCTGAGGACCATCAGCTTTCTTGACCACCTCATACTGGAGGCCGGACTCGGTGGTCTTCACGCCTTCGCGCTTGGCGTTTTCTTCGAGGAATTTCTTGCCGGCCGCAACGGCCTCTTTGTTCATTTCAGCCATGCGCTCTTCGGCGCGCTTCTGCAAATAGCTGAACGCCTCCATCAATTGCTCGTCGGTCAGCTTCTGCTCTTTCTTGCCGATCGCATCATCGATGCCCTGCGCAACAGCGTTCGAATCGAGATCGGCCATGCCTTCCTGCGCCAGACTCTTGCCCATGTTCAGGCCGATGCCATAAGAGGCTTTCTGTGCCGGGGTTTCCAGCTTGGCGCTGGTTTCCGAATCACAGCCCGCCAGAACCAGGCCAACCAGGGCAATCGCCGACGCCAAACGATGATGTCTCATTCTGTTTCCTTTAATTACGCGTAAGAGGTGCAGCAAAAACAATGACCGGAGCTTAACAGCCACCTCATGCAGTGACTACCGAGCACGCCGCGGTAATAGGTAAAGACAGTGCAAAGTCCAGAAGTGCCGCACGAAACGCAGAAAGCCGCCAACCCAAAACATCGGGCAAAAAAAAAGCGACCCTAAGGTCGCTTTCTTCGTGCTATCAAGGCGTTCAGTGGTCCTTGATGGCTAATATGGCGCAGCGGACGGGACTCGAACCCGCGACCCCCGGCGTGACAGGCCGGTATTCTAACCGACTGAACTACCGCTGCGCTAAACCTCGAGTGGTGGGTGATGACGGGATCGAACCGCCGACCCTCTGCTTGTAAGGCAGATGCTCTCCCAGCTGAGCTAATCACCCGTTTGCTCTCGAAGTGGGGCGCATTCTAGAGACGGATCTGAACCTTGGCAACCCCCTTTTGAAAAAAAAATTGAAGAACTTACAAAGACTTAGGAAACCCCTCTGTTTAAGGGTCGTTTTTGTGGTTTCCATCGGCATTGCCCCTGCGCAGGGTTGGCCTGCGTTCGCCAGAGGGGAATAATGCGCGCTTTGCTTTTACCGGAGTTTCCATCGCATGTGGTTTCGCAATCTGCTCGTCTACCGTCTCACTCAAAACGTCCCTTTTGATGTCGAGACACTTGAAACCGCATTGGCCGCCAAGCCCGCCCGCCCCTGCGCCAGCCAGGAACTGAGCACCTACGGTTTCGTCGCGCCCTTTGGCAAGGGCGAAGACGCACCTCTGGTACATGCCAGCCAAGGCTTTCTCTTGATCTCAACGCGCAAGGAAGAGCGCATCCTGCCAGGCAGCGTGGTCAAGGACGCGCTGAAGGAAAAGGTCGACGAGATCGAAAACGAGCAGATGCGCAAGGTCTACAAAAAGGAACGCGACCAGCTCAAGGACGACATCATCCAGGCCTTCCTGCCGCGCGCCTTCATTCGCAAGTCCGGGACCTTCGCCGCCATCGCGCCTGAGCACGGCCTGATTCTGGTGGACTCTTCCAGCCCCAAGCGCGCCGAAGACCTGCTCTCCACACTGCGCGAAGCCATCGGCTCGCTGCCGGTTCGCCCGCTGACGGTCAAGATAGCGCCTTCGGCCACCATGACCGACTGGGTCAAGACGCAGAAAGCCGCGGACAATTTCTTCGTGCTCGACGAGTGCGAATTGCGCGATACCCATGAAGACGGCGGCGTGGTGCGCTGCAAGCGCCAGGATCTGACCAGCGACGAGATCCAGCAGCATCTGGAAGTCGGCAAGCAGGTCACTCAACTGTCGCTGGGCTGGCAGGACAAGCTGTCCTTCGTCCTCGACGACAAACTGGTGATCAAGCGCCTGCGCTTCGAGGAGCTGCTGCAGGACCAGGCCGAACAGGACGGTGGCGACGACGACCTCGGCCAGCAGGACGCCAGCTTCCTGCTGATGATGCTGACCTTCAAGGAGTTCCTGCCCGCGCTGTTCGAAGCCCTGGGTGGTGAGGAGATCCCGCAGGGCATCTAAACTGCCCTGGCCGTCAGCCCCGGCTGGCGGCCCACTCCCCCATAACTACAAGGTAAAGCCCGATGCGTGCTCTCGCCGCCCTAAGCCGCTTTGTCGGCAACACCTTCGCCCTCTGGGTCCTGCTGTTCGCCGTCCTCGCTTTCTTCCAACCCAGCTGGTTTCTGCCTGCCACCGCCTGGATCGTCCCCTTGCTCGGCCTGATCATGTTCGGCATGGGCCTGACACTGAAAGCGGCGGATTTCGCTGAAGTCGCGCGCCGGCCGCTGTGGGTGGCATTGGGTGTCGGGGCGCAGTTTCTGATCATGCCCGCCCTCGCCTGGCTGCTCTGCCAACTGCTGGGCTTGCCCGCGGAGATCGCGGTGGGTGTGATCCTGGTGGGCTGCTGCCCGGGCGGTACCGCGTCGAACGTGATCGCCTGGTTCTCGCGGGGTGACGTCGCGCTCTCGGTAGCGATCACCGCCGTCACCACCCTGCTCGCCCCGCTGGTCACGCCCGCGTTGATCTGGCTGCTGGCTTCGGCCTGGCTACCGGTCAATTTCGGCGCGCTGTTCATGTCCATCGTGCAGATCGTGCTGCTGCCGATCGCCCTCGGCCTGATCGCGCGCCGCCTGCTGGGCAATCGGGTGCATCAGGTGGTCGATATCCTGCCGCTGGTTTCGGTGGTAAGCATCGTGATCATCGTTGCGGCCGTGGTTGCCGCCAGCCAGGCGAAAATTGCCGAGTCGGGCTTGTTGATCATGGCCGTGGTGATACTGCACAACAGCCTGGGGCTCGGCATCGGCTATCTGGTCGGGCGCTTGTTCGGCCTGCCGCTGGCGCAGCGCAAAACACTGTCGATCGAAGTCGGCATGCAGAACTCGGGGCTCGGAGCGGCCCTGGCCAGTGCGCATTTCTCGCCTTTGGCAGCGGTGCCCAGCGCATTGTTCAGCGTCTGGCACAACCTCTCCGGTGCGCTGCTGGCGACGGTCTATCGGCGAATGAATGACAAAGGTCACGACGCGTCCTGACAGACTCGTGCCGGTCCGGGTCAGTTGCCCGGACCTTCTTGCTGTGACAATAGCGCGTGCCGAGGACGACCTCGGCTTGCTCGCAACTACCGGGGACGGCCCCACCCAGTCACTGTCCTTGTGGAGGTGCTATGTCCTGGATCATCCTGTTTATCGCCGGTCTGTTCGAAGTCGGCTGGGCCGTTGGTTTGAAGTACACGGAAGGTTTCACCCGCCCGCTGCCCACCTTGCTCACCGTTGCGTCCATGTTGGCCAGCCTGGCGTTGCTGGGCATTGCCATGAAAGAGCTGCCGCTGGGCACTGCCTACGCCGTCTGGACGGGCATCGGAGCAGTCGGGACGGTGGTCGTCGGCATCCTGCTGTTCGGCGAATCGGCAGCGCTGTTGCGCCTGGCCAGCGTAATGCTGATCTGCATCGGCCTGGTCGGGCTGAAACTCAGCCACTGAGAAGCCATTGAAGCGCCGTCACGGCAGCCGGCGAACCCCGGCTGCCGCAGGCTGAGTCAAGCGTGGAGCGCGGGCTCGCGATAGTGCCGCGCACAGGCCTCACCATCGGCGCGGAACAGATGGCACTTGTTGGCTTGCACGCCGGTCGCGAAGACCTGTCCAACCGCAACCCGGCGATTGCCATCGCTGGCGACCGCCACCATCGAGTCGACGCCTTCCAGGTTCAGGTGCAACAGGTTGTGATCGCCAAGCCGCTCGGCCACGGCAATCTCGCCGTTGAAGACGAAATCCGCCTGCTCGGCATCGACGAAGTGCTCAGGGCGAACGCCCAAGATCAGCGCGTCGCCTGGATTGACCTTTCGGCCATCGACCGCCACCCGCATGGCGCTGCCGCCGGGCATCTCGACCTCAACCGAGTCTGCATCGGCGCGCAGGGCTCGAACTGGCAGGAAATTCATCTGAGGTGAGCCGATGAAACCCGCGACGAACTGGTTATGCGGGTAGTGGTACAGCTCCAGCGGCGGGCCAACCTGCGCAATGCGGCCAGCGTTGAGCACCACGATCTTGTCGGCCAGAGTCATGGCCTCGACCTGGTCGTGGGTGACATAGATCATCGTTGCCTTGAGGCGCTGGTGCAGGCGCGAGATTTCGATACGCATCTGCACGCGGAGGAAGGCGTCCAGATTGGACAACGGCTCGTCGAACAGGAACACCTTGGGTTCGCGAACCATGGTGCGCCCGATCGCGACGCGCTGGCGCTGGCCGCCGGACAGGTCCTTGGGCTTGCGCTCGAGCAAGTGGTCGAGCTGAAGAATTTTGGCAACCGACTCGACACGGCGATTGATTTCGGCCTTGTTGACCTTTGCCAGCTTGAGGCCGAATGCCATGTTTTCCGCGACGTTCATGTGCGGATACAGCGCATACGATTGAAAGACCATCCCCACCGAGCGATCCATCGGCGGCAGCTCGTTGACCCGCTCGCCGTCGATCTGCAGCTCCCCGTCGGTGATGTCTTCGAGACCGGCAATCAGTCGCAGCAACGTCGACTTGCCGCATCCCGACGGCCCGACGAACACGACGAATTCGCCGTCGGCGATATCCAGGTCGATGCCACGCGTGATTGGAACCTCGTCATAGCTCTTGCAAATATTTCGCAGGGTTACACTGGCCATTATTGTTGTTCTCCTTCAAAAACAGCCGCCGTGACGGGTCACGGCGAGCATAGCGAGCGGCGGCGGGCCGGTCGAGACGAAGCATCTGCTTCGCCTCGAGCCCTGGACTTAGCCGAGCCGGCGGGCGAAGCCGAAGCCATGCGCCGGCAGGTGCACGCCTTGACTATCGAATACCGCCGTAGCCGATGGCACATCGAGCCCTTCGACCGGTGCGGACAGGTCATAGTGCCGAGCGCTGTCGCTCATATTGAACAGACATACCCAGACTTCGTCGTCCAACCGACGCTCGTACACCAGCAGGGCTTCGTCGTGGTAGACGGTGCGCATGCTGCCTTCGACCAGAAGGCGCTGATCCTGGCGCCAGGCGAGGAAGCGGCGATAGATGTTGAGCATGGAGTTCGGGTCCGGCTCCTGCGCGGCCACCGAGAGCGGCAGATGCTTGTCGGCCAGCGGCAACCAGGGCTGCTCGCGACTGAAGCCACCATGCGGGCCCTGGTCGTGCCAGGGCATCGGCGTACGGCAACCATCGCGGCCTTTGAATTCCGGCCAGAACCGGATGCCGTAGGGGTCGACCAGTTGCTCGAACTGCAGCTCGGCCTCGTCCAGGCCCAGCTCCTCGCCCTGATAGAGGCAGACACTGCCGCGCATGCTCAGCAACATCGCCATGAACATCCGACCGCGGGCGTGATCCGGCTGGTTGGCCAGCGCCCAGCGGCTCATCACCCGCACCACGTCGTGGTTGCCGATCGACCAGCAGGGCCAGCCATCGACCAGCTCGCGCTCGACGCAGTCGATGGTGTGACGCAGGAAGCTCGGGCTGCACTGCTCGGTCAGCAGGTCGAAGGAGTACGCCATGTGCAGGGTGTCGCTGCCGCCTGTGTAAGCGGCCATGGTCCTCAGCGAATGATCGCAACCGATCTCGGCCACGGTCGCGCTGCCCGGATAGCGCTCGAGCAACTGCCGGATACGCCGCAGGAAGCCGATGTTCTCCGGCTGAGTCTTGTCGTAGACGTGCTGCTGGAAGGCATAGGGGTTTTCGGCGCGTACACCGATGCTACCTTCACGAATCTCATGGTTCGGCGGGTTGTCGCGCAACTCACGATCATGAAAGTAGAAATTCGCCGCATCCAGGCGGAAACCGTCGACGCCCAGCTTCAACCAGAACTCCATGTCGTCAAGCAGCTGCTGCTGGACTTCTTCGCAATGGAAGTTCAGATCCGGCTGGCTGGAGAGGAAGTTGTGCAGGTAATACTGCTTGCGACGGCTGTCCCAGGTCCAGGCGGGCCCGCCGAACACTGAGAGCCAGTTATTGGGCACGGTGCCGTCCTCCTTCGGATCGGCCCAGACGTACCAGTCCGCCTTTGGATTGTCGCGGCTGGAGCGGCTTTCCTTGAACCAGGCGTGCTGATCCGAGGAATGGTTGAGCACCTGATCGATGAGGATACGAATGCCGCGCGCATGGGCCACATCGATGACCTGCTTGAAGTCTTCCAGCGTGCCGAACAGCGGATCGACGCCACGGTAATCGGACACGTCGTAGCCGAAGTCTTTCATCGGCGAGGTGAAGAACGGCGATAGCCAGATAGCGTCGACGTTGAGGCTGGCGATGTAGTCGATCTTCTCGACCACACCGAGCAGATCGCCAACCCCATCGCCGTTGCTATCGAAAAAGCTGCGCGGGTAAACCTGATAAATGACGCCGCCGCGCCACCAGTCGTTGCGATTCATACAACCAACCTTCGATGTTTGGGGGAACACGCCGCCACTCTAGGTGCGGCAACCCGCCGCAACATCCTCCCGCCAACTTATTACCGAGGCGTATGGCGCGGGCGTAGAGACAGGGCCGACGGGGGGCGTAGAGCCAACTGCCCGGGCTGGCCCGGCGCCGCCGAATCGCGTCTGGCTTCGCCCATGCAGCTCGCCATAAAACCGTCAACCTAAAAACGAATCGACACTTATTTGTCACGAGCAGCTTTTAGGATCGATGCAGTTCCGGGACTGACCCTGCAGTAGCAGCCGCGCCAGCCATCCCTCGCGCCGCTGCACCAGCCAGGAGCGACACGCATCCACACATCCATGGAGAGAACAATGTTCAAGTGCAAGCCCCTCGCCGCTGCCATCATCGCGATCCTCGCCAGCCAGGCCTACGCCGACGACAACAGTGCAGAACAGAGCCAGTCCGGTGCCGACAACATTGTGGAAGTCACGCAGACCGGAGGCCAGGACAACCTGTCCTACCAATCGCAGATCGGTGCCAGCAACGATGGCATGGTCACCCAGAATCAGGCGACTCTGTCGGATGCCGTCCAGACCCAGACCGGCAACCTGAACCGCGCCGACATCGTGCAGGACTCGACCGAGCAGAGCGAAGCGATCCAGCTGCAGCAAGGCGACAGCCACGACGCCAGCATCGTCCAGAACGGCTCGTTCGGCGCCAGCGCCCGTCAGTATCAGGACGGCAGCTACAACACCGCGATCACCGAGCAGACCGCCGCTGATATGAGCACTGCGGTGACGGAGCAAGATGGCAGCGACAACTACGCCGAAACCATCCAGAGCAACACCGAGTCGAGCGTCTCCGAGCAGCGCCAGACCGGCGCTGAAAACATCTCGCTGGTCTGGCAGGACGGCGGTGCCCGCAACGAGGCCGGCGTCGACCAGCAGGGCAACCTCAACGATGCGAGCGTCTACCAGACCAACGCCTTCGACTCGCGCGCCAAGATCGAGCAGCAGGGTGATTCGCAGGTCGCCTCGGTGATGCAGCAGGGTTCTGACCACACCGCCAGCATTCAGTCGACGGGCCTGATGAACGAAGCCTATATCGATCAGACCGGCAGCCTGCAGAGCGCGTCGATCTATCAGGACGGCACGTCCAACAGCGCCGATATCTTCCAGGCCGGTGAAAGCAACACGGCCAGCACCAAGCAGACCGGCAACAACCACTACCTCACCATCGACCAGCTGGACGGCAACTTCCAGACCGCCTCGCTACAGCAGAACGGCGAGTACAACGAAGCCTACGTCGCCCAGACAGGCACGGATCACCTGATCGACTTCGCCCAGGACGGCGCCGACAACCTGCTCACCGTCGAGCAGCGCGGCAACGGCAACGAGCTGACCGGCACCAGCTATGGCGACAACAACCGTGTGGACGTTATGCAGGATGGTGACCTCAACGTGGCCGACATCCAGCAGATCTACGGCTCCGATAACGAAGTCAGCCTGGCGCAGACTGGCGAGGGTCATTTGGCGCAGGTGATCCAGGGCGGCACTGCCAACCAGGCGATGCTCGATCAAAGCGGCATGGGCAACTCGGCCATGGTGTCGCAGATGGGCTCGGGCAACATCGCGATCGTCACCCAGCAATAAAGCCGTACCGGCGGCCAGCCGTGTGGATGGCCGCCCTCCTGCTAACGCATGCGCGCCGGATTGCCCATCACGGTTGCGCCCGCCGCGACGTCTCGCGTCACTACACTGCCCGCACCGACCACCGCGCCATCGCCGATGGTCACGCCCGGCAGGATGATCGAGCCACCGCCGATCCATACATGCTCGCCGATCATCACCGGCCGGCCGAATTCCAGGCCGCTACGGCGCTCCTCGACACCGCGCGGATGATCCGCCGCGTAGATCTGCACCGCGGGACCGATCTGCGTCCCGGCACCGATGCGCACCTCGGCCACGTCAAGAATCACGCAATTGAAGTTGAAGAACACCTCATCGCCCAGATGGATGTTGTAGCCGTAATCGCAGTGAAAAGGCGGCCGCACCACCGCGCCGTCGCCGACGCTTCCCAGCAGTTCCTTCAGCAAGGCGCGACGGACCGCTGGCGTCTCGCCGAGCGCAGCGTTGTAGCGCACCATCCAGGCCTTGGCAGTGGCCTGATCGGCCTGTAGCTCGGCGTCGCCCGGACGATAGAGTTCGCCGGCGAGCATCTTCTGTTTTTCGGTCATCGTCATCTTCAGCTCTCGCTAAGCTTGATCGGCACGTGCACCGGGCCGGTCGGGTACGCACTGAATGGCTCTATACCGGTCACTCACCCTGGATCTTGCTCAGCAGGCTGCGCGCCAGCTGCACCGCCTCGTTGCGATGGGTGATGTTGAGCTTCTGATACAGGCTGCGGATGTGTGTCTTGATGGTGGTCGGTGCGACGTTGAGGTGCTCGGCAATCTGCTCGTTCGACTGCCCTGCGTGGATCAGGCTGAGCACCTGCCATTCGCGCCGGGTCAAGGGTGAGTGCCGGATCAGCTCGGGCACGTCGGGGCGGTTGATGATGTCCTGGATCACCGCCTCGTCGAGGGTGATGCGGATCGCCCGGCTGAAGTCGCGTTGCTGCTGCGCCAGCTGAATCAACCGATCGGCTCGCTGGGCCTCGAGCTCACCGAGCGTGCGCTCGTGCTGCAACGCCTTGAGCATGACGATGATCAGCTTGCCGATGCGTAGAAAGCTGCCGATGGCGCCCGTGCTGGTGGCCAGCGTCAGTGCTTGTTGCAGGTGATCGAGCGCCTGCTGTCGTTCCTCGCGCTGCCAATGCAGCTGCGCCAGGAGGATATGGTTGCGGTTCAGGTCCATGACCAGGCCGTGCTGTTCGGCATCACCCTGCAACTGGCGCAGGATGGGCAGCGCCTTCTCCGGCTGCTTCAGCGACAGGTAGGCACGCGCGTGGTTGCGGCCGTTGTACTGGGCGAAGTGATTGAGCCCCCGCTCGAGTGCGGGCGCGGTAAGCAGCCACTGCTGGATCGCTGCCTTGTCCTGAGTCGAATCCCAGTAGCTGAGCATCACCGCATGGGCATTGGCGAGCCAGTCAACGTGGTAATTGTCGCCTGCCAGCATGCTCTGCATCTTGCCGACGTATTCGGCGCAGGCATTCTGCTGGCCGCGTGCGTGGGCGACGCCTGCCAGCAAGGCATAACACTGCAGCAACCACCGGTCACCAACGTCCTCAAGGATCTGGATGCCCTGCAGCGCGCACTGCTCGGCGGCGTCGAGATGGTGCCATTCGAGCAGGACCTGGCCGCGCACGCGGTAGATGAATTCCATGATCGGCGTAGCCCGCAGCTCGGCCTGTTCGACGTACTGAATCGCCCGTTCCTGCAACGAGTACGCTTTTTGCAGAAAGCCTTGGGCGATGGCGATCTCCGAGAGCTGGCCGAGGTTCCACACCACCAGGTGCGAGGCTCGAATTTCCCGTGCGCGGCGTTCGGCCTCCTGATATTGCTGTTGCGCCTGGGGCAGCAACCCCTGTACGAAATGCGCCTCGGCCAGGCCCGATAGCGCGGCGACCTTCGAGGTCCGCATGATCAGCGGTTCGCGTGCCAGCGCCTCGCGAGCCAGCGCCATGGCCTGCTGCTCGTCCCCCTGATTCATCGCCACCTGCGCGCGCACGGCGTTGAATTCGCCGACGATACGCGCCCAGTCCTCTTCCGAGCAGCTGTGCTGCAGGGCCTGCTCTCCGGCCTTGAACCAGCGCTCGACCTGATCGAACTGGTAGGAATTCTGCGACACCCACGCCTGCAGCAGTGTGAACAACGGCGACCCGGCGATGACCGCCTCGGGCAGCGTTTCCAGACATTGTTGCAACAGCCCCAGCCGTCCCTGACGGTAGAACTGCCGACCGAACCGCTCCAGCACCTCGCCGACCCGCGTCGGGCAGCGCGCCTGCACCGAGTGGCGTGCTGCTTCCTCCGGCATGCTCTCGGCCATCAGCGCCTCGGCCGCACGCAAATGAAGTTCAGGCACACGCTGCGGCTGATGGGTGTGCAGTTCGCCCTGCAGGAAGATGCCGAACAGCGGATGGTAGGCGTACCACTGACGCAGACTGTCGAGGGGCTGCACGAACAAGCCGTTCCGTTCGAGCTGCTCGAGCATGTCGCGGGAATTGCTGCCCTGGGTCAGGTGATTGGCCAGGGCGGCATTGAAGCGCTCCAGCAGACAGGTCGTCTGGAGGAACTCGACCGTCGCCGACCCCAGCGAGCTCATCACCTGTTCGCGCATGTAGTCGCGGACGAAGGGATGGCCGAGTTGCAGGCTTTCCAGAAACAGGTCCATGCCGCGGCTGGTCTGCACTTCCTGCAGCGCCAGCGGCAACGCACAGGGCCAGCCACCGATGCGGCGGTTGAGTCGCTCCACCTGCTCGCGGTTGATGGCCACCGGCAAGCCTTCCTTGAGCAAGGCTTCGACCTCGTCGGTTTCGAAAGCCAGATGCGCCGCGTCCACGGTCAGCAGTTGATGCTTGACGCGCAGTTCGGCCACGCCCAGCTCAGGCAGGCCGCGGCTACACACCAGAAGGGTCAGCCAGGACGGCATGTTGCGCAGGAAGAATCGCAACACCGCGATGACCTCGGGGTTGGCCAGCGTCTCGAAGTCATCGAGCACCAGCAGCAGCGGTTCGTTATCGACCGGCAGCTCCGCCAGCAGATGCGTGATCAGGACATCGAAGGCCTCGCTGCCCTGCTCCGCGAGCAGCAGGCTGCGCGGGCAACCCTGCTCCAGCTGCGCATCGAGCACATGCAGCAGGTAGCGAGCCAGCTGCCGTGGATCGTTATCCGCCGGGTGCAACTGCAGCCAGGCCACCTGCCCCGGAAATGCGCGTGCCCATTGGCAAGCCAGCGTGGTCTTGCCGAAGCCGCTCGGCGCATGCAGTACCGCCAGCCGCACATCCCCGAGTCGCTGCAGCCACTCATCCAGTCGAGGGCGCGAAAGCAGCCCCTTGGGCATCGGCGGCATGCTCAGCTTCGCCGGGATCAGCGGCAAAGGCTCAGGTATTGCGGCATTCATGGTCATCTCCCGTGCTTCGTTCCCTGGTCGGGTCGCGCGGTCCATCGACGTTGCGACTGGGCGAGCCTAGCCCTTCACCCCGCCAGCGGTCAGCCCGCCAACGATCCAGCGCTGACAATACAGGAACACCACTGTGATCGGCAGGCCAGACAGCACGGCGGCA comes from Stutzerimonas stutzeri and encodes:
- a CDS encoding LysR family transcriptional regulator encodes the protein MFSDSHSESGSLAVNQRLPSLLALRCFEAAARLENFSRAADELHLTHGAISRAVRLLEDELDVALFERRGRRVFLSEAGRTLARAVSGGFGLMRQAVGELRASARQARRLVVSCEPTLLMRWLIPRWPAFQTRHPGVEVHLVAGGGPFSFADGIDLAIRRDDFRWPDSYHVESLFVERVGPVCRPDKAAAWISAEHDGAALQVGASCLHSQTRPTAWQDWALATGRCAPSSPGQAFDHFYFSLQAAVAGLGVAIGPWHLVRDDLDSGVLVAPLGFVEDGSRYCLLSSQPLQPCSPQADLLTWLREIA
- a CDS encoding FKBP-type peptidyl-prolyl cis-trans isomerase, with translation MRHHRLASAIALVGLVLAGCDSETSAKLETPAQKASYGIGLNMGKSLAQEGMADLDSNAVAQGIDDAIGKKEQKLTDEQLMEAFSYLQKRAEERMAEMNKEAVAAGKKFLEENAKREGVKTTESGLQYEVVKKADGPQPGPDDVVTVHYEGSLTDGTVFDSSIKRGTPIDLPVGGVIPGWVEGLQLMHVGEKYKLYIPSELAYGEQSPSPLIPANSVLVFDLELLGIKGDENAAAPAAEAEPEAAEEAAKQ
- the malK gene encoding maltose/maltodextrin ABC transporter ATP-binding protein MalK, giving the protein MASVTLRNICKSYDEVPITRGIDLDIADGEFVVFVGPSGCGKSTLLRLIAGLEDITDGELQIDGERVNELPPMDRSVGMVFQSYALYPHMNVAENMAFGLKLAKVNKAEINRRVESVAKILQLDHLLERKPKDLSGGQRQRVAIGRTMVREPKVFLFDEPLSNLDAFLRVQMRIEISRLHQRLKATMIYVTHDQVEAMTLADKIVVLNAGRIAQVGPPLELYHYPHNQFVAGFIGSPQMNFLPVRALRADADSVEVEMPGGSAMRVAVDGRKVNPGDALILGVRPEHFVDAEQADFVFNGEIAVAERLGDHNLLHLNLEGVDSMVAVASDGNRRVAVGQVFATGVQANKCHLFRADGEACARHYREPALHA
- the rdgC gene encoding recombination-associated protein RdgC — translated: MWFRNLLVYRLTQNVPFDVETLETALAAKPARPCASQELSTYGFVAPFGKGEDAPLVHASQGFLLISTRKEERILPGSVVKDALKEKVDEIENEQMRKVYKKERDQLKDDIIQAFLPRAFIRKSGTFAAIAPEHGLILVDSSSPKRAEDLLSTLREAIGSLPVRPLTVKIAPSATMTDWVKTQKAADNFFVLDECELRDTHEDGGVVRCKRQDLTSDEIQQHLEVGKQVTQLSLGWQDKLSFVLDDKLVIKRLRFEELLQDQAEQDGGDDDLGQQDASFLLMMLTFKEFLPALFEALGGEEIPQGI
- a CDS encoding bile acid:sodium symporter family protein; the protein is MRALAALSRFVGNTFALWVLLFAVLAFFQPSWFLPATAWIVPLLGLIMFGMGLTLKAADFAEVARRPLWVALGVGAQFLIMPALAWLLCQLLGLPAEIAVGVILVGCCPGGTASNVIAWFSRGDVALSVAITAVTTLLAPLVTPALIWLLASAWLPVNFGALFMSIVQIVLLPIALGLIARRLLGNRVHQVVDILPLVSVVSIVIIVAAVVAASQAKIAESGLLIMAVVILHNSLGLGIGYLVGRLFGLPLAQRKTLSIEVGMQNSGLGAALASAHFSPLAAVPSALFSVWHNLSGALLATVYRRMNDKGHDAS
- the sugE gene encoding quaternary ammonium compound efflux SMR transporter SugE, with translation MSWIILFIAGLFEVGWAVGLKYTEGFTRPLPTLLTVASMLASLALLGIAMKELPLGTAYAVWTGIGAVGTVVVGILLFGESAALLRLASVMLICIGLVGLKLSH